The Phycodurus eques isolate BA_2022a chromosome 8, UOR_Pequ_1.1, whole genome shotgun sequence nucleotide sequence GTCAGAGTTTGTCTAAGCAACCAATTGTGTGATGCTAATTATCTCTTATTGTTGACAATTTAATGTCAaatcaacaataataatgaccatttctttttcaaatattagTTAAGgtcattccatttttttgtccattttctattgaaATATTAATAGATTCCTCTCAATTTTGGTCAAATTTAGTCAGTTTTGAATTCATACCTATTGTATCGTATTCATTTATCATATTTTGTATGTCAACACTGTCAgagtttattttaatgattaaagtATGTGAGGCTTATTAACTGTGTTTTGTgaattttcttttgtattttttttgtttttgggtcatttatggtcaaatatatttcattttatttcattttctcatATTAATCCCTTCATAAAGTTGCGCGAATTGGCAatttttgctcaaattctcgtcaaataaataaacgtgGCTTCACAATGCAAATTGCCAGACCATTTTTTTGGATATCAGTTTTGTcagagtttgtatttttttgggtcaaatttTGTCATAGCAACCAAAAGATGAAATGATGTGACACTaattaacacattttttgaattttgtattttttttggtcatattgtatgaatttataatttttttaaatgacattttttggtCAGATAAACCCAAAAGTAAAATTATGTGACAGTAATTAGCgtttaaacaataataataaaaacattatatatataattatttttttttttttgggttgaaaTGATGTAAAATCTTACATTTGAACAGAATGTGTTAAAgtttttgtcaaatcaaacaggTGAGTGCGGTTGTGTGATTGCGGTagtcaatatttgtcatttttgggaaatatttgtacattttgatcTCATCTCAtcgctcgagactgtagagatgatggtggacttcaggaggcgtccttcgccactgctgcccctcacgttgtccggccgcctcgtgtcaaccgtcgcgaccttcgagttcctgggaattacggTCTCTCGGGACccgaagtgggcgaccgacatcgactccgtcctcaaaaaggcccagcggaggacgtacttcctgcggcttctgaggaagcacggcctgccgccggagccgctgagacggttctacacagcgctcatcgaatcggtcccgcGTTCTTCCATCGCGGTCTGGTTCggcgccgctacaaaaaaggacaaactccgactgcgacggacaatccaaactgctgaaaggattgtcggtacccccctacccgccatcgaggactcgcacgctgccagaactaagacaagggcgtgcaaaatcctctcggaccctccgcgctcttccggctccttccctcaggtcggcgctaccgatcgacgcaaactagaactagtagacattccgacagcttcttccctcttgcgatcaacttcttaaacacctgacctataattccattgcaacaagctggcaattttttgacttgagttggttgtcacatttgtgtggggccaatgatgtatgactcgtgcactcactgcagttgtctcgccacgctgcactatttgcatataccggccactcgtgccagagtagcatctgctccatttgcacaccgattgaggagtatctgtaacatttgcacaaccgacattgtcccagatgatcgcactactcgtcactttaaacctcggcgccctttgcacgacggtcattgcaccggactattgcaatgtgagtcattcgaactgctctaagtgctcgaggactctggatctttttgcacaattgttttttgtcaatgtctttctgtctccaaagcgttctgtTAATTGTTCTGTtaactgttgtactagagcggctccaacgaccggagacaaattccttgcgcgttttggacatacttggcaaataaagaggattctgattcagatttttgGTGATTATTtgattggaattttttttttgtccatttgcaaTTAATTTCTATGcatccatttgttttaaatcaagtaCAGTAGTGTCGTGGTTTATGGCGGGTTGCTAGGGTCCGGACCAAACCCGCAATAGCTGAACTCCGCGAAGTAGCGACCACATATATTTTAGATTATTTTAGATTGATTGTAATTCTATATGAACTTCCGCAGACTCGTGTTAACCTCTAGCATACACTTAGAAACAATTTATATTGAATACtcttaaaacatattttcaactcttaaacataaaataatgcaGAGTAGACTGTACATTATGTACATTGTATTCCTCATAATGTGCTgtcatgaattattattatatcccCCCATAGTTTGAATGTTTTAGGCCACGAAGCGCTTATTTTACCACCCAAAAATGTATACAGAATATACTCCAAATTCTGCGATCTGACGAATTATGCGCGGTAGGAAtgtggggaaaagaaaaacgcaatgcactgaatctgcaaaaGGCGAAcagcgatatagcgagggaagcCTGTCAAACGAAAGCATGAAATCCAGTTACTGTTTTCTAAATAATCTTAAGACAAAAGTCGCAAAGATCCAAATCAAAATCCTGTGTTTGCAAAAACGTGACGGTCCAGCCCGCAAACTTGTGGTCAAGCCGCCCCCTCCGTGTTTAAGAGCCCACCAGATGGCCCCGCCTCCCTGAGGGCACGCGTGCTAATATTAGCGCGGTTCTCGCGAGGCGGACTCCCGGTGACAGATGGCGGCGCGCGTCCTGCGTCCGCTCGCCaccgcaaagaaaaaaaacaaacaacaacaacaatcgcaCTAGATCATTTCCAAACATTTACAAATCACTTCcaaagaaaaatagaaatacaaataaacactcGTTTGTCAATTGATGTTTACTATTTTACAATGAACTAGATACAAATATGTTAGAatacaatgtcaaaatgttcaactatgGCCAAACCGGGCACTAATTGACATCTGGGCACTACCAGTGAAGCACTAGACGTTAAATGGGAAAATGATATAATGTCACTCATCctaatagtggaaaaaaaacactgactaCTGCGCCCGTGTAATTCCACTAGTGTGCTGAActatcttactagtgaggacaaagcgcgTACTCGTACTTGGACATGGAAGAAATGCTGAAACAATTCATGGAAAGCTATTCTTCCATATAACTAGGCTACTAGTGCCAGGCACTTGACTACTGCTAGGGCGTGGCAGTATGCGGACTTCTCATACCGGTAGGCCAAATGTAAATCATCGTTTTACTACTggactgaattgtcttactggtGAGGACCaaaagtgtactagtacatggaccttaagccgGCTAGCGAGCATATCCAGAAAATGCTCAAACTGCTTCATGGAAAgaatttattcaatatccttgatcaGAAGGCTACTAGTGCGTGACAGATGATTTACTAGTTGGGCCTAGTAGTGTCATTACTGCATCACAGTCGTCAACCGGTACATTTCATTGCAAACTGAAAACTGACACTAGTAGCGGAAGTGTTACTAAGACCAATTgctctactagtgcactgaattgtcttcctagtgaggacaaaagagtgcactagtacatggacctgaaGCTGCATATCGGGCAAATGTTGCAACAGCTTTTGACAAGTAGCGCCACCTGGTGGCtcgaatcagaatcagagtcagaatcagattcATCTTGACTTTCATTGCTTCCGACGATGACGTCACACGAGAGTATggcagcagaagcagcagcgCTCCTTCCTCCAAACGGAGGCGTCATCGACCAATTAAAAGAAGACACCGGCGGTGAGCATCGATGTAACCTTTCGTCACACGAGTGGAGCAGCAGGATGAGCAAAATggggttgtttatttgtttattcccACCgccatgtccctttaggggttcCGTAGAAACGACATCAAACAGCgagttttgtattattattttccttgcGCTCGTCATTATGGAGACGGCTCCCACAggacttggggcgagaggccgttgacacccttgactggtcgccaCTTAAGGTCGCAAATAAACGAAATTTATTTTGGTTGTTAAAATGTTGGAAAGAGTTTCCCCACCACTTCCGGACACGTCACATGACTAAACAAAACGCCCCCatggtgaggaaaaaaacaaaacaaaaagtgtactTGCGGTGACTTGATTCAATAAGAAAATTGTAAAGATAACCACACAACCACACCGACGTTATTTGTTGACTTTTTCGCGTGTCCTCTTGATGTTGTAAGAAAAAGGAAAGTCACGTGACTAGTTCCCGTTTGCGCTCCACTTCCGGATACGTCACAGCTGCCCGCGTCGAAGTTGGTGGAAAAAGCAAAGTTCCCCGATGTCTTCGTCGTCGGCGCTTCGCTTCTGCGCCAACATCAGCTGGCTGTTCACCGAGCTGCCGGACTTCCCGCAACGGATGCGGGCGGCCGCCGAGGCCGGCTTCCGAGCGGTGGAGGCGGCCTGGCCCTACGACGTCGACCCGCTGGAGCTCCGCGCGGCCAAAGAGCTCCACGACCTGGACGTCGTCCTCATCAACACGCCGCCGGGTCAGGAGACGGGAGACGGAAAACAGAAACAACACCCACTCCGCCTACGTCATCTTCATCATCGTGTGTTGCAGGTGACGTCACAGCGGGAGAGTTGGGCTTGGCGGCGCTACCCGGAAGAGAAGAAGACTTCGAACGAGGACTCAAGGAGGCCGTCCGCTATGCAGCAGCTCTCGACTGCCAAAGGTCGCGTGCGCACAAAACACGTAGAGCGGGAGTGGGCAaacaggaccagatgcttacgtatcaaaaagaagaagaaaaaaagccattGGACTGTTAATACGTTCAACGGGAACAGTggtgttttgttgatcacctttttttttggtcaggtaAAGGTGTTTTTGCTGAGCCCGCGAGCTCCGTTTGAACCGCCACCGGTTCCCGCGTAGTCAGCACGCTTGGTCgaaaagtgacggctgacgTTATATTCCTcgaaaaccgcaatggtttcttaactaATCAGACTTACGGCCTTTGACCGGTCTTCGGTGAAAAGGTATTTCGTAGTCCATTCTACGTGAAACACTCGGCAttcactgtcgacttttctgtTCTTTGGCCCGCCAATGGTTGAAGAacggttcagagcagtagcagagtaaaaacagaacagccaaagccGAGTTAATGTATCACTGAAGCTGccgcgctacctggtggaaccactcggcactACAgcacaaggtcaaatgaatgtcgTCATGATTTTCATATggtttgggcgattctgtaccaatctttggccgGCCAGTTTGAAATGTGGCCCGCCGGCcctagtttgcccacccctgacgTAGACACTCAGAAAAACAACACGCGCgtacacgtacgcacacacgaACTGACCTCTTCATTAGCTATGTGAAAATCAATACATCAATTGATGAAATGGTCTTTCAAATTCGTCGATACGATAATTTCAAAAGTTGCAAATTTGTATGAGTCGCGGTGTTTTCAACGCCGCGTGTATTGAcatgtattgatttttattcacaaaaaaaacataattgacgtcaataaacattacattaaaatgtaaacttgcttttttggggaaaataaaaaatatccattcatatggtcttttttatttaattaaaactcAATGAAAAAGAATTTAAATTGCAATAAGATGTTAACATTTGAATCAAAACATAAATGGCATGAAAAATGATCGATTTTGAATATTTCAAATGTGCCTGTGCTGTAatattgacacacacacgcgtgtgctTCACGTGTCAGGATCCACATTATGGCCGGCAGGATTCCGGCGGGAGTCGACGGCGGCCCCGCGCTGCAGGAGATGGAGGCCGCGTTCGTGCGCAACCTCACCTACGCTGCCGAGCTGCTCTCCGAGGTGTCCGTCGCCATAGCGACGCAACAACGCCAAACCACCCTCTTAACTTCCCGTCTGTGTTAGCAAGGAATGACCGGCCTGATCGAGCCCATCAACACGCGGCTGACCGACGCTCGCTACTTTCTGTCCTCGCCTCACCACGGTAAAAAGCCGGacaaattcattcaaaattgtCTTTCTCCAACTCGTTGTCTTTGTGCACAGCCGCCGCCATCTTGAGGAAAGTGGCCAAGGAGAACATCAAACTGCAAATGGTGAGTGGCCATATAtatctctctcactctctctcaaaCGTTTCGCAAATGTTGCGGCGGGTGACAACGTCCGCATTTTCATGCAGGATGTTTTCCACTGGCAAATTATGGACGGAAACCTGACGCACAACATTCAGCGATATTTGCCGCTGCTGGGTGAGCAACACGCCGGTCGTCAACGGACGTTTCGCcatgaacaaaaaaagatcTCGCAAAGCACCGAACGACAATAGCACAAAAAGCGGACACACTGCAATGCTGTACCTTCTGCCCTCTAGTGGAAGACctttgaattgttctgcctgtcattataTGTCGCTGCCATCAAACCGTAGTTGAACAAAGAAGAAATAGATAatcctatttttcaaatgtcattttattgactaaaacatccattttctgtagcgcttctcctatgcgggtcgcgggcgtgccggagcctatcccgggaTATCTCGGGCGGGcgacaccctcaactggtcgccgaCCAAGTATTAAACTGGTCTTTAATGTAATATgtcttacatttttaataagtatatattttctttcaaaataaatatatttaaaatctatttttattcaaCCAAATTGAAAGTAAATGTGACAAAGAGctgaaaaagtatgtttttaatatccatctgttttctgtaccgcttatccttactaagGTCGCGGTGTCTTTCGAAATGAAAGattcaaacttttaaaaatatttctgaattTTCGTTCAACGTAAGAGTGTCTTACAATGATGTATTTTAATCGGGAAATATACGCAGTGTTCTGAATGCGGTGACATTGTGGACATTGCGTCAGGTCACGTCCAGGTGGCTCAGGTCCCCGGCAGGAACGAGCCGGACAGCGCCGGCGAGATCAACTACGACTACGTCTTCTCCACGCTGGAGAGGCTGGGCTACCGAGGATACGTCGGCTGCGAGTACAAGCCGCTAGGTGGGCGGGCTAGCGGGCGCTGTGCGTGCGTACGTTCCGCGTCGTTAACCTTGCGCTTGTCGTCTCGTTCTCCAGGAAGAACGCAGGAAGGTTTGGCTTGGCTCCGAGATTACCGGACACGCAGGAAGTGACGCTACACGGACAAACCATGAAAGCGGTGGCCTCGCTGCTAATGTTGTCTCgtaaaatgtcatatttgagATTGCATAACTGGTTTTAGTCTGTTTTTGTTCCTTTTAATAGTGATTCGCCACAGTCGGTTTCATGAGAAAACACAAGAAGTGATTCCAGTCTTGTCTGCTCGAGAACAAGCGCAAAAGGTGTAAAGCCGACTGCCTGCATTTCCACAAGTAAATAAGTccgtttttccccccacaacaGTATTATGTGTGCAGAGGAAAAATCTAATTGGAGAAAGAATTTGAAACGATCATAAATTGCAGTTGTTGATTGTTCCTCTCCAGTCCTGTAGGGGGCAATGTGATGCACTGCAGAGCAGTTGAATGAATGAGAGAAGTCTGAAGGCTTTGGTGgcttctcacaaaaaaaaaaaaagtgccccaAATTCGATGGTTTCTTCCTTGCCCGTGGCCGGCAAACAAATTTAGCTCCAAATGGGTTACGTGGTTTCTGAATTCTTCTGATTGAGGCAGGTTTTCGCAATAATGACTAAAAATTCTCCAAAATTTGACGGTTTCTGCCCGGCAAAcaaattctgtaaaaaaaaaatgggttttgTACTTTCGGAATGGCAACACGGCCCCGACATGCTATTTGATGGGACTGCAACATTTACTTTGTAAGCTTCCGTGACAAAAATGGACGTACGCACAGAAAGGAACCGTCCGTGACATTTCCGAAAAATTGCTGTCATTTTGAAACCGTTTACCGTCCCGTGGCTAAATGAAAGTTGATAACGTCAGTCACACCAAAAAAGGAGAACTGatcaaataattgtttgttgcctgatttattttgcatttgtcaGAGCGCATCAAGTGTCCTCTATATACCGTATActatattatatacaatatgCAGCACATTAACAGTATACGACTGACACAGTTGAAGAGAGTGCAGTGTTAGACATCCTTAAGctcactgtttgtgtgtgtttggctaACAGTGACGCTAACCCCCAGCAAAGGGGAAAAACCCCTTGAGAAATGTCCTTCTCATCAAGTTTTTGTGACTCgcaaagtcaataaaaaaaaacggataGGCACTTTTGGGCAgcgaaaagcaaaacaaaagctcGGACTGAAATCTCGGCGCAAACCCCGACGTGGTAGCAAAGTCCGACGCGAGGCACCGATCAAGCCCAACATGCCCCCGCGCAGCGACGTCCTGCGCATGACTGCGACAGATCCAGCGTCGGCTCCCGGTCACAGATTCTGTCTTCGCTCTGAACAGGAACGGCGCACAGAAAGTCCAATATGCCCTTTGCAGGGACTGTAGGTGTCGCTACGGTGGTCCTGCTGCCCAATCCAGGGTGCAGTCTGCCTTTGAAGACAGCTGGATGGAAAGCCTCAAGAGTTTCGTTTCATTCCAGAGTCCAACTCAGTGTGGGAATGTCGTGTCcgggagcatttttaaggaagCAAGGCGACTGCCACGCATCTCGGGATCAAGCGTTTGTAGTCTACGGACGCTCAGTGTGAGCGATTCTGTGCTAACTGGGCAGGACGTCCGTCTGGACCCAAAAGGAGTCCAAACTGGAGACTTTCATATGACTAAAAACATGATCCAGAAATgtctgaatgaataaataaatgctatcAAGCAACGATCTAGCTTTTGGGCCAACGACAGTCGACGCAAACTGGCTTTTCCTCAGATGGGCAATGAAAGACACAAACTTAAGCGAGAAGGAGCGTTGGTTACAAGAGTCCGGTCCAGAGGTTGTAGCAGGCCGTGTTGATGACCGACTCCAGGTGGTGGTACATGGAGACCAGTTGGGGCGGCAGGCTGCCGCCGTCCTGCGGCCGCGGCGGCAGCGGCTCCCGCAGAACCACCTTTAGACTCTGGAACGACAACGACGGTGGAAAACGCGCAGGTTGGTACAGTTGACGACATCTTGAAAACTCACCGTTTTGCCGGCTTGGGagtcgaggaagaccaaaacgAAGCAGTCGGTGAACTTCTGGTTCAGAACAGCCTGGAACAAAAAGTTAGATTTGTTGTCCACGTGAATCAGTTTTGGGCAAAGTGCCTAGACAATCTCTCACCAGATATTGGATGCCGCCGTCATCAAAATGCCGACAGCTTTGAGGGAATCGGCCCAGCAGGACTTTGATGAGACTCTGGTACCAGGCCGTACTCATGTTCAGGAAGCAATCCTGTGGCGACACAAAGACGAGCTCACAAGTTCATGGTCTCGAGTCCACAAATTACAAATCAAAGAACTCTTTCCCCAGATACTGCAGGTAAGGTGATGGCGGTCCAAAACAACACAGAAGCACATTTCACCCTACCTGGGGCAACCGGGACCACCTACCTCCACTACCAAGACTTTGACGAGTCCCTGGTGGTTTGGATCCTGGGTTATTTTAACCGACCGGCAGAAGAATGTGGCCGTTAAAGTTTTGTCTGCATGGACAAAAGGAGTTGTAGAGGGTGGACAATCCAGGATCATCTGTCCCCTACCAGCAcctggtgtccttgagcaaggcacagaAACCCTGAAGTTCCCCTGGGGTGCTCCACTGCTTAAGTTGTGTGCTTGCCATTTTACTAACCGGGACCGCCTACCACCAGCAACACTttgataaagatgattctggtggGGACCCTGGTTCACTTCAGTCAACTGGCAGTCCAATGCTGCCAGAAAAGTGTACTTTTTGACAACGTGGACCTGCTGATGGACCGTCCAATACATTCCCTAGCACACACAACTGTGTCCAGCGGCAACAACCATCATTGCATAGGTTAAAGGTTTGCAAGTCTACAGACATCTGAAAACTCTTTCCCCTGCTCGGTCAGGTGCCCTAAGTGTCCGAAACAAACATGGAAGTACGTTTGAAGACTGGCCTTCAGCCTTCCTGGTGGCTACCGGTTCATTTCAACCAACCGGCAGGAAAACATTGCCCCTTTTAAAAGACTCTGTTTTGGAAAGGATGTGGCAATGGACCAATCAGCCCCAACTAAAGGCACCACAAACTCCCCTTCGCACCTGCCCCCCATTACCAGGAGCTTACCCTTACTCCTTACCTTTTCTGGTGCTTATGCTCCAACTTGCGTTGAGAGCAAAAACTACACGTAAAAGATAATACAAACCCAAATATTGTAAAATGGCACCCAAGAGAGTGGTTCTCACCAGCTGGGGGTCAATGTCGCCCACCGAGCGGCTCTGGACGGCCTCCAGCAGCTCCTCCAGCTCGCAGAAGGACAGCTTGGTCAGCTTCAGCTTGTCCAGCGCCAGGTGCTCGCCGTGGAAAAGCCTCCTCCACAGGTTGTCGCGGCGGCAGTGTCCCATGGCCTCGTCCACGCTGGCCCGGACCTGCCGGCGGGCGGCTGCCACCTCGTTGTTGAGCAGCGGGAACAGCGGGGTCGGGTAAAGCAGCCCCAGGGAGTCGGCGGCGGCGCCCACCAGAGGGTAGAACTCGTTGCCGTCGCTAGGTGCGCAGGCCTCCGACCTGGACCCGGTGGGATCCTCCCAGAGGTCTTGCTCGCCGCCGGGGGACGTGCAGGCCTCCACCCGATCCGGGGCCGCGCGGCCGCCCAGCTCGCGGTGGGTCTGAGGAAGCTTCTTAAAGCGCCGCATGTCGGCTGTGAGTCGGGGGAAGAGCTCTCGCTGGCTCGTCATGATCACGTAGAAGTGCAACCTGCGCACACATTCatggaaaatgacattttaatgtctTGTATACAAATTGTGGTGCATCTTTTGTGAGCTggctatttctgaaaatgcgtCCCTGAGTTGTGCCCAACCGTGACGTCACAAGCGGGCTATTTTACATCATTCAGTCAGTCGGCCTCTCCTACCTCAGCAAGTGTCTCTCCCCCTCGGACTGCTCCTCGAAGGGAGCGGCATTGTGACACACCACCAGGGACACGTCGAAGTCGTCGTGGTGGTGAAGGCCCTCCAGGTCCTTGTAAGAACCCGAGCTGGAGCGGGGAAAGAATTCAGAGTCAGGCCAAGCAACTTAGGCGTTTGTTGCGGCGCCGTTTGTCCTACCTGTTCCACAAGGCGACCAGCGCGTACTCATGCAGGTCCGGCGTGGCCTTTTTGGCGTCGGTGGCGAAGGTGGCCTTGGACATGCGCAGGGGCTTCATGCCGTACGTGCTGGCGTGGTCGGTGATGTAGTTGTACAGCTGGTGGGCGGTGATCATCCCCGTGGAGATGGAGAAGCTCCCTGGATCAAAGGATGGCAGGAGAACAATCAGGAAGCCCCGAGGAGCACCTTAAACCCCCAACTCACAGAATCTACAAGCTTTTCTCACAGTTATTTTTGTACCAGGAACACAAAAGTTTTTCAACTATACTGCAAACTCAAATGTCCTGTGTTCCGCATTATTATGCATGTGTGGTTTCAAGAAAATCAACGTTTGAGTTTTTGCACACTTGTTGAGATCGCTGACGTCAATCTCAGACACGTTTGAACCTTATTTTCCGAGGTGAGCCGAGTTAAAGGAAAGATATCTGGGAAAGGAGTGAAAGTTTTTCGACATAATGGGGAGCAAAAGTCCAATTTATTTGTGAAAAGGAAGGAGAACGCCAGACAGTTCAAGATCAATCACTGTACtgttaaatattttgtgtgggACTCAGACTGCAGACTGTTATTTTCCAATCAAGACATGTAACGGAAAGTTTTGCATGGTATCAAGAGAGCAGGATTTTCGG carries:
- the hyi gene encoding putative hydroxypyruvate isomerase isoform X1 is translated as MAAEAAALLPPNGGVIDQLKEDTGAARVEVGGKSKVPRCLRRRRFASAPTSAGCSPSCRTSRNGCGRPPRPASERWRRPGPTTSTRWSSARPKSSTTWTSSSSTRRRVTSQRESWAWRRYPEEKKTSNEDSRRPSAMQQLSTAKGSTLWPAGFRRESTAAPRCRRWRPRSCATSPTLPSCSPRNDRPDRAHQHAADRRSLLSVLASPRRRHLEESGQGEHQTANGCFPLANYGRKPDAQHSAIFAAAGSRPGGSGPRQERAGQRRRDQLRLRLLHAGEAGLPRIRRLRVQAARKNAGRFGLAPRLPDTQEVTLHGQTMKAVASLLMLSRKMSYLRLHNWF
- the hyi gene encoding putative hydroxypyruvate isomerase isoform X2, yielding MSSSSALRFCANISWLFTELPDFPQRMRAAAEAGFRAVEAAWPYDVDPLELRAAKELHDLDVVLINTPPGQETGDGKQKQHPLRLRHLHHRVLQVTSQRESWAWRRYPEEKKTSNEDSRRPSAMQQLSTAKGSTLWPAGFRRESTAAPRCRRWRPRSCATSPTLPSCSPRNDRPDRAHQHAADRRSLLSVLASPRRRHLEESGQGEHQTANGCFPLANYGRKPDAQHSAIFAAAGSRPGGSGPRQERAGQRRRDQLRLRLLHAGEAGLPRIRRLRVQAARKNAGRFGLAPRLPDTQEVTLHGQTMKAVASLLMLSRKMSYLRLHNWF
- the hyi gene encoding putative hydroxypyruvate isomerase isoform X3, whose translation is MSSSSALRFCANISWLFTELPDFPQRMRAAAEAGFRAVEAAWPYDVDPLELRAAKELHDLDVVLINTPPGDVTAGELGLAALPGREEDFERGLKEAVRYAAALDCQRIHIMAGRIPAGVDGGPALQEMEAAFVRNLTYAAELLSEQGMTGLIEPINTRLTDARYFLSSPHHAAAILRKVAKENIKLQMDVFHWQIMDGNLTHNIQRYLPLLGHVQVAQVPGRNEPDSAGEINYDYVFSTLERLGYRGYVGCEYKPLGRTQEGLAWLRDYRTRRK